In Helicoverpa armigera isolate CAAS_96S chromosome 20, ASM3070526v1, whole genome shotgun sequence, one DNA window encodes the following:
- the LOC110382174 gene encoding protein phosphatase 1 regulatory subunit 21 isoform X1: protein MEGLPSGDIQAKYQKLAAEYSKLRVHVKVLKKGVLDEQAKSNELRDTLKEKEKCLRKGELEIDSLTFRNQQLTRRVSVLQDELDALQLKLTKKSKSKGDDKQPAASSAAALDAGLLQEELQKKIIENAQFASQLSDKIFEISQLRASLDDYQRHISESDSKYKCEIAKLKNKNQELQYSLEEAQRERIGGTPSKIHLAASSQAASCNGDFLSEGGSLVGSEDALSSVDDLNVTEQLSMKAHSLDQENQKLKMEFEMLRMENESLKLEVAKYVSASQKRRGDGHDSGDFNTFGETSVDAEGRVTGLLGSLQVPFILDQEIEMREERMKTYFRNKISELKTEREELKSKTEHYVKECEMLRLRFEEMERDKQIDEHTLSEKHNTISRLEEELHSTSHNYEQQMSVLTEHVAGLNEQLTRQHDEIQQLKHTLHNRRK, encoded by the exons ATGGAGGGCCTGCCTTCGGGTGATATACAGGCGAAGTACCAGAAATTGGCGGCGGAGTATTCAAAA TTGCGGGTGCATGTGAAGGTGCTCAAGAAGGGTGTTCTAGACGAGCAGGCGAAGTCGAACGAGCTGCGAGACACGTTGAAGGAGAAGGAGAAATGTTTGAGGAAAGGCGAGTTGGAGATAGATTCGCTGACATTTAGAAACCAGCAGTTGACGCGGCGCGTGTCCGTCCTTCAAGATGAACTCGACGCGTTACAG TTGAAATTGACAAAGAAATCCAAGAGTAAGGGAGATGACAAGCAACCGGCAGCCAGCAGTGCAGCAGCACTGGACGCCGGCCTCCTTCAGGAGGAGCTGCAGAAGAAAATCATTGAAAATGCACAGTTTGCTTCACAG CTATcagacaaaatatttgaaatatccCAGTTGAGAGCCTCCTTAGACGACTACCAGAGACACATAAGTGAGAGCGACAGTAAATATAAGTGTGAGATAGCCaagctgaaaaacaaaaaccagGAGCTACAATACTCTTTGGAGGAAGCCCAAAGAGAAAGGATAGGAGGGACACCAAGTAAAATACATTTGGCTGCCAGTAGTCAAGCTGCAAGCTGTAATGGAGACTTCTTGTCGGAAGGTGGCAGTttg GTTGGAAGTGAGGATGCGTTGAGTTCTGTAGATGACTTGAATGTGACTGAGCAACTTAGTATGAAAGCACACTCGCTAGATCAG gaaaatcaaaaactaaaaatggaATTCGAAATGCTTCGAATGGAGAACGAAAGCCTAAAATTAGAAGTAGCTAAATACGTGTCAGCTTCCCAAAAGAGGCGTGGCGATGGCCATGATTCTGGGGACTTTAATACCTTTGGGGAGACCTCTGTGGACGCTGAAGGCAGAGTCACAGGGTTACTGGGAAGTCTCCAAGTACCTTTTATTTTGGACCAAGAGATAGAAATGAGGGAAGAAAGGATGAAGACGTACTTTAGGAATAAGATTAGCGAGTTGAAAACTGAGAGAGAGGAGTTGAAGAGTAAGACTGAACATTATGTTAAAGAG TGTGAGATGCTGCGTCTCCGGTTTGAAGAGATGGAACGTGACAAACAGATAGACGAGCACACGCTGAGCGAGAAACACAACACTATCAGCCGACTG GAGGAGGAACTCCACTCAACATCCCACAACTACGAGCAACAGATGTCGGTGCTAACGGAACACGTGGCCGGACTCAACGAGCAGCTCACGAGACAGCACGACGAAATACAGCAGCTCAAACACACGCTACACAACCGCAGGAAATAG
- the LOC110382174 gene encoding protein phosphatase 1 regulatory subunit 21 isoform X2 → MEGLPSGDIQAKYQKLAAEYSKLRVHVKVLKKGVLDEQAKSNELRDTLKEKEKCLRKGELEIDSLTFRNQQLTRRVSVLQDELDALQLKLTKKSKSKGDDKQPAASSAAALDAGLLQEELQKKIIENAQFASQLSDKIFEISQLRASLDDYQRHISESDSKYKCEIAKLKNKNQELQYSLEEAQRERIGGTPSKIHLAASSQAASCNGDFLSEGGSLENQKLKMEFEMLRMENESLKLEVAKYVSASQKRRGDGHDSGDFNTFGETSVDAEGRVTGLLGSLQVPFILDQEIEMREERMKTYFRNKISELKTEREELKSKTEHYVKECEMLRLRFEEMERDKQIDEHTLSEKHNTISRLEEELHSTSHNYEQQMSVLTEHVAGLNEQLTRQHDEIQQLKHTLHNRRK, encoded by the exons ATGGAGGGCCTGCCTTCGGGTGATATACAGGCGAAGTACCAGAAATTGGCGGCGGAGTATTCAAAA TTGCGGGTGCATGTGAAGGTGCTCAAGAAGGGTGTTCTAGACGAGCAGGCGAAGTCGAACGAGCTGCGAGACACGTTGAAGGAGAAGGAGAAATGTTTGAGGAAAGGCGAGTTGGAGATAGATTCGCTGACATTTAGAAACCAGCAGTTGACGCGGCGCGTGTCCGTCCTTCAAGATGAACTCGACGCGTTACAG TTGAAATTGACAAAGAAATCCAAGAGTAAGGGAGATGACAAGCAACCGGCAGCCAGCAGTGCAGCAGCACTGGACGCCGGCCTCCTTCAGGAGGAGCTGCAGAAGAAAATCATTGAAAATGCACAGTTTGCTTCACAG CTATcagacaaaatatttgaaatatccCAGTTGAGAGCCTCCTTAGACGACTACCAGAGACACATAAGTGAGAGCGACAGTAAATATAAGTGTGAGATAGCCaagctgaaaaacaaaaaccagGAGCTACAATACTCTTTGGAGGAAGCCCAAAGAGAAAGGATAGGAGGGACACCAAGTAAAATACATTTGGCTGCCAGTAGTCAAGCTGCAAGCTGTAATGGAGACTTCTTGTCGGAAGGTGGCAGTttg gaaaatcaaaaactaaaaatggaATTCGAAATGCTTCGAATGGAGAACGAAAGCCTAAAATTAGAAGTAGCTAAATACGTGTCAGCTTCCCAAAAGAGGCGTGGCGATGGCCATGATTCTGGGGACTTTAATACCTTTGGGGAGACCTCTGTGGACGCTGAAGGCAGAGTCACAGGGTTACTGGGAAGTCTCCAAGTACCTTTTATTTTGGACCAAGAGATAGAAATGAGGGAAGAAAGGATGAAGACGTACTTTAGGAATAAGATTAGCGAGTTGAAAACTGAGAGAGAGGAGTTGAAGAGTAAGACTGAACATTATGTTAAAGAG TGTGAGATGCTGCGTCTCCGGTTTGAAGAGATGGAACGTGACAAACAGATAGACGAGCACACGCTGAGCGAGAAACACAACACTATCAGCCGACTG GAGGAGGAACTCCACTCAACATCCCACAACTACGAGCAACAGATGTCGGTGCTAACGGAACACGTGGCCGGACTCAACGAGCAGCTCACGAGACAGCACGACGAAATACAGCAGCTCAAACACACGCTACACAACCGCAGGAAATAG